One genomic window of Pseudomonadota bacterium includes the following:
- a CDS encoding thioredoxin family protein codes for MAALQPPVCDFGWKAVDFSLKGTDGKTWTLQDVRGPKATLVMFICNHCPFVRSAIDRIVRDVNDLKNHGVGAVTIMANDTQAYPADSFDNMKKFAAEHRFMFPYLIDETQKVGRAYDAVCTPDFFGFNADLELQYRGRLDASRIEPVPDARRDLFEAMKQIAQTGQGPVDQIPGMGCSIKWRDQTPP; via the coding sequence ATGGCCGCCCTTCAGCCCCCGGTCTGTGACTTCGGATGGAAAGCGGTGGATTTCAGCCTGAAGGGAACGGACGGCAAGACCTGGACCCTGCAGGATGTGCGGGGACCAAAGGCCACACTGGTGATGTTCATCTGCAACCACTGTCCGTTCGTCCGGTCCGCTATCGACCGCATCGTCCGGGACGTGAATGACCTGAAAAACCATGGCGTGGGCGCTGTGACCATCATGGCCAACGATACCCAGGCGTATCCGGCGGACAGCTTTGACAACATGAAAAAGTTTGCCGCAGAGCACCGCTTCATGTTTCCCTATCTCATTGATGAAACCCAGAAGGTGGGCCGGGCGTACGATGCCGTCTGTACGCCGGATTTCTTCGGGTTCAATGCGGATCTGGAGCTTCAGTACCGCGGACGGCTGGATGCCTCGCGCATCGAACCTGTGCCGGATGCCCGCCGCGACCTGTTCGAGGCCATGAAACAGATCGCGCAGACGGGCCAGGGTCCGGTGGACCAGATTCCCGGCATGGGCTGCAGCATCAAGTGGCGGGACCAGACCCCTCCATAA